From the Aquitalea magnusonii genome, one window contains:
- a CDS encoding cation:proton antiporter, with the protein MLHHSPLIATIVGSLVFAFMLGTLAFRLRLPPLIGYLCAGIVAGPFTPGFTADSQIAPQLAEMGVILLMFGVGLHFSVRDLLAVKAIALPGAIGQILLATVLGLGMSQLLGWPLGEGVVFGLALSTASTVVLLKALQEKDLEQTEDGKIAIGWLVVEDLVMVLTLVLLPIFAGVLGGKGADTVISGSTVLWTIVLTLGKVAAFVALMLVFGRRFLPWMLERIVYTGSRELFRLAVLSTALGVAYGASLLFDVSFALGAFFAGMVLAESPLSHRAAEESLPLRDAFSVLFFVSVGMLLNPSVLLHNFWEVLGTLLIIVVGKSLGAYGIVRLFGRSPATALTIAASLAQIGEFSFILAGLGITLGLMNEHSHSLILAGAILSILLNPLLFLWTERYRKRQAALASS; encoded by the coding sequence ATGCTTCATCATTCTCCGCTGATTGCCACCATTGTCGGCAGCCTGGTGTTTGCCTTCATGCTGGGTACGCTGGCATTCCGGCTGCGCTTGCCACCCTTGATCGGCTATCTGTGCGCCGGCATTGTTGCCGGACCATTCACCCCGGGGTTTACTGCGGATAGCCAGATTGCTCCGCAATTGGCGGAGATGGGGGTTATTTTGCTGATGTTCGGTGTAGGTCTGCATTTTTCCGTGCGTGACCTGCTGGCGGTGAAAGCCATTGCCCTGCCCGGTGCCATCGGGCAGATCCTGCTGGCTACCGTGCTGGGTCTGGGCATGTCCCAGCTATTGGGCTGGCCTCTGGGTGAGGGGGTGGTGTTTGGCCTGGCGCTGTCCACCGCCAGTACCGTGGTCTTGCTCAAGGCCTTGCAGGAAAAAGATCTGGAACAGACTGAGGACGGAAAAATCGCCATTGGCTGGCTGGTGGTGGAAGACCTGGTAATGGTACTGACCCTGGTGTTGCTGCCCATCTTTGCCGGCGTGCTGGGCGGTAAGGGCGCGGATACGGTGATCAGCGGCAGTACGGTGCTGTGGACCATCGTGCTGACACTGGGCAAGGTGGCGGCCTTTGTGGCGCTGATGCTGGTGTTTGGCCGACGCTTCCTGCCGTGGATGCTGGAGCGCATCGTCTACACCGGCAGCCGCGAGCTGTTCCGCCTGGCGGTGCTGTCCACTGCGCTGGGCGTAGCCTATGGCGCGTCCTTGCTGTTTGATGTGTCGTTTGCGCTGGGTGCCTTCTTTGCCGGCATGGTGCTGGCCGAATCGCCGCTCAGCCACCGTGCGGCTGAAGAGTCCCTGCCGCTGCGTGATGCGTTTTCCGTGCTGTTTTTCGTCTCGGTGGGCATGCTGCTCAACCCGTCGGTTTTGCTACATAACTTCTGGGAAGTGCTGGGAACGCTGCTGATCATCGTGGTGGGCAAATCGCTGGGGGCCTACGGTATTGTGCGGCTGTTTGGCCGTAGCCCGGCCACCGCGCTGACCATTGCCGCCAGCCTGGCGCAGATTGGCGAGTTTTCCTTCATTCTGGCCGGGCTGGGCATTACCCTGGGCCTGATGAATGAACACAGCCATTCGCTGATCCTGGCCGGGGCCATCCTCTCCATCCTGCTCAACCCACTGCTGTTCTTGTGGACCGAGCGTTATCGCAAGCGCCAGGCTGCGCTTGCCAGTAGCTGA
- a CDS encoding GNAT family N-acetyltransferase, whose translation MQIRPAVAADVAALQQLILREGPNDWNYLPPDAVAETLQQLAAGRVQGLLAEQQGKLVGIMLFACADPYPQYRPADIAPPQAAFLIEAVVSRACAGQGLGSRLLLAVCAALRTQGYGWLCADRHQQNAGSAGMMRKAGFAELGSYLDTERRWSGSRQTSVCGRRL comes from the coding sequence ATGCAGATACGTCCCGCCGTTGCCGCCGATGTGGCCGCGCTACAGCAACTGATATTGCGTGAGGGGCCGAATGACTGGAATTATTTGCCGCCTGATGCTGTGGCGGAAACCCTGCAGCAATTGGCTGCGGGCCGTGTGCAGGGCTTGCTGGCAGAGCAGCAGGGCAAGCTGGTCGGCATCATGCTGTTTGCCTGTGCCGATCCTTATCCACAGTACCGCCCGGCCGATATCGCACCGCCGCAGGCGGCTTTTTTGATCGAGGCGGTGGTCAGCCGTGCCTGTGCCGGCCAGGGACTGGGCAGCCGCCTGTTGCTGGCAGTGTGTGCTGCGCTGCGGACACAGGGCTATGGCTGGCTGTGTGCCGACAGGCATCAGCAAAATGCCGGCTCGGCAGGGATGATGCGCAAGGCAGGATTTGCCGAGCTAGGCAGTTATCTGGATACCGAACGGCGTTGGAGTGGTTCACGCCAGACCAGCGTGTGTGGCCGGCGGCTTTGA
- a CDS encoding NAD-dependent epimerase, translated as MNILVTGAAGFIGRALCERLLQQDGCKVVGVDNLNDYYPVSLKQARLATLEARDGFHFVQLDLADWEALNALCAAQGFDYVIHLAAQAGVRYSIANPHVYAQSNLLGMTNVLEACRRHGVKHLVYASSSSVYGQNAKVPFAEDDQVDAPVSFYAATKKANEVMAHSYAHLYKLPCTGLRFFTVYGPWGRPDMAPWLFTEAILQGKPIKVFNHGQMQRDFTYIDDIVEGVVRVMQHLPTGEHGQPPYALFNIGNHNPVTLMDFIHSIEAACGRTAVKEYYPMQDGDVPITYADTSRLRAAVGFSPDTPLQTGMQAFVDWYRTYHQC; from the coding sequence ATGAACATACTGGTAACCGGCGCTGCCGGTTTCATTGGCCGCGCACTGTGTGAGCGGCTGTTGCAGCAGGATGGCTGCAAGGTGGTGGGGGTGGACAATCTGAATGATTACTACCCGGTAAGCCTGAAACAGGCCCGCCTTGCCACGCTGGAGGCCCGTGACGGCTTTCATTTCGTTCAGCTGGACCTGGCAGACTGGGAAGCGCTGAACGCGCTGTGTGCGGCACAAGGCTTTGATTACGTGATTCACCTGGCCGCCCAGGCCGGGGTGCGCTATTCCATCGCCAATCCGCATGTGTATGCCCAAAGCAATCTGCTGGGCATGACCAATGTGCTGGAGGCCTGCCGCCGCCATGGCGTGAAACATCTGGTGTATGCCAGCTCCAGCAGTGTCTACGGTCAGAATGCCAAGGTGCCGTTTGCCGAGGACGACCAGGTAGATGCCCCGGTCAGCTTTTACGCCGCCACCAAGAAGGCCAACGAGGTGATGGCGCACAGCTATGCCCATCTCTACAAGCTGCCGTGTACCGGACTGCGCTTTTTCACCGTATACGGCCCGTGGGGGCGGCCTGACATGGCGCCGTGGCTGTTTACCGAGGCAATATTGCAGGGCAAGCCGATCAAGGTGTTCAACCACGGTCAAATGCAGCGCGATTTCACTTACATTGACGATATCGTGGAAGGGGTGGTGCGGGTGATGCAGCATCTGCCAACTGGCGAACACGGCCAGCCGCCTTATGCACTGTTCAATATCGGCAATCACAATCCGGTAACACTGATGGATTTTATCCACAGCATCGAAGCCGCCTGCGGTCGCACGGCGGTGAAGGAGTACTACCCGATGCAGGATGGCGATGTCCCCATCACCTATGCCGATACCAGCCGGCTGCGCGCCGCCGTGGGTTTTTCGCCGGACACCCCGCTGCAGACCGGCATGCAGGCCTTTGTCGACTGGTATCGCACTTACCACCAGTGCTGA
- a CDS encoding glycosyltransferase family 2 protein, giving the protein MREPLSVVLITKNAAAQLEKTLASVQWADEIVVVDSGSTDHTVAIASAYKAKVIHQTWLGFGPQKQFAVNAARHDWVLCLDADEWPSEELVLQIKQILNNPQAHAYRFARSNRFMGRFLKHGEGYPDWSLRLFDRRHARWSDDVVHEYVQTDSPVEKLSGDLMHESGEDIALYLEKQNRYTSLQAEMLYKRGKKAGWAKLVFSPLLRFTKFYLVRRGFLDGLPGLVHISIGCFNSYIKYAKLNELHRLEKKS; this is encoded by the coding sequence ATGCGAGAGCCGCTCAGCGTTGTACTCATCACCAAAAATGCAGCAGCACAACTGGAAAAAACCCTGGCCAGCGTGCAGTGGGCAGATGAAATCGTGGTGGTGGATTCGGGCAGTACGGACCATACGGTCGCCATAGCTTCTGCCTATAAGGCCAAAGTTATCCACCAAACGTGGCTGGGATTCGGTCCACAAAAGCAGTTTGCAGTGAATGCCGCCAGGCATGACTGGGTGCTTTGTCTGGACGCAGACGAGTGGCCGTCAGAAGAATTGGTATTGCAAATCAAGCAGATACTGAACAATCCACAAGCACATGCTTACCGCTTTGCCCGCAGCAACCGTTTCATGGGCCGTTTTCTGAAGCATGGCGAGGGCTATCCTGACTGGAGCCTGCGCCTGTTTGATCGCCGCCATGCGCGTTGGTCGGATGATGTGGTTCATGAATATGTACAGACCGACAGCCCTGTGGAAAAACTGTCTGGCGATCTGATGCATGAGTCGGGCGAAGACATTGCGCTGTATCTGGAGAAACAGAACCGCTACACCAGTTTGCAGGCGGAAATGCTGTATAAACGCGGGAAAAAGGCGGGATGGGCCAAGCTGGTGTTCAGCCCCTTGTTGCGCTTTACCAAGTTTTACCTGGTACGCCGTGGTTTTCTTGACGGTTTGCCCGGACTTGTCCACATCAGCATTGGTTGCTTCAACAGCTATATCAAATACGCCAAGCTCAATGAACTGCACAGGCTGGAAAAGAAATCATGA
- the waaC gene encoding lipopolysaccharide heptosyltransferase I → MNVLIVRTSSMGDLIHTWPAITELKTHYPNLRISWLAEENFADIARLHPAVDDVITLAWRRWRKQLLSPATWAEMKAVRQQLRTTPWDLVVDCQGLLKSAVPAKFSCAPLTGYDRHSIREPLACLLYDKTHRVDWSLSAVERCRLLLAKVFGYQPEGSPRFGVPAAARPDWLAQGEYAVLLHATSRASKEWPEQHWIALGEQLVAAHGLQLIIPWGNAAEQQRAERLAAAMPQAVVAPRMNLIEACGLLGHARAVIGVDTGLCHLANALNVPLVAIYTDTDPGKTGVVETPWATNLGNIGQCPTVDAVYQALLARKDMQ, encoded by the coding sequence ATGAACGTACTGATCGTGCGTACCTCGTCGATGGGCGACCTGATTCACACCTGGCCTGCCATTACCGAGCTCAAAACGCACTACCCCAATCTCAGGATCAGCTGGCTGGCCGAAGAAAACTTCGCCGATATCGCGCGTTTGCACCCGGCGGTGGATGACGTCATCACCCTGGCCTGGCGACGCTGGCGCAAACAGTTGCTGTCACCGGCTACCTGGGCGGAAATGAAGGCGGTGCGGCAGCAACTGCGCACCACGCCATGGGATCTGGTGGTGGATTGCCAGGGACTGCTGAAAAGTGCGGTGCCGGCCAAATTCAGTTGTGCGCCGTTAACCGGCTACGACCGCCACAGCATCCGCGAACCGCTGGCCTGCCTGTTGTACGACAAGACCCACCGGGTGGACTGGTCCTTGTCTGCGGTGGAACGCTGCCGTTTGCTGCTGGCCAAGGTGTTTGGCTACCAGCCGGAAGGCAGCCCGCGTTTTGGCGTACCGGCGGCCGCCCGTCCAGACTGGCTGGCGCAAGGCGAATACGCTGTGCTGCTGCATGCCACCAGTCGTGCGTCCAAGGAATGGCCGGAACAGCACTGGATTGCGCTGGGTGAACAGCTTGTAGCAGCACATGGTCTGCAACTGATCATTCCCTGGGGCAATGCCGCCGAACAGCAGCGTGCAGAGCGGCTGGCCGCGGCCATGCCGCAGGCCGTGGTGGCTCCACGCATGAATCTGATCGAAGCTTGCGGCTTGCTGGGCCATGCCCGCGCTGTCATCGGTGTGGATACCGGGCTGTGCCATCTGGCCAATGCGCTGAATGTGCCGCTGGTAGCCATCTATACCGATACCGACCCTGGCAAGACCGGGGTGGTGGAAACCCCCTGGGCCACCAATCTGGGCAATATCGGCCAGTGCCCGACGGTGGATGCGGTGTATCAGGCCTTGCTGGCGCGCAAGGACATGCAATGA
- the waaA gene encoding lipid IV(A) 3-deoxy-D-manno-octulosonic acid transferase has protein sequence MNWRRGLYSMLWWAATPLIRRYLKKRARKAPAYLQHWDERFGEARQPQATGAIWIHAVSVGETRAALPLIQAIRQRWPDAPLLLTQMTPTGRDTACQLYSDAEVRYLPYDYPGAVRDFLAVWQPRFGVLMETELWPNLLHAARQQGVPVFLANARLSEKSLRGYRRIQGLIGPALRDLTAIAAQSQQDAERLQQLAACSPVVCGNTKYDFTPPAAMAALAAQFRQRIGSRPVCICASTRDGEEQLILQAWQQAEVGNTLLLLVPRHPERFDSVAALAQGMGFAVQRRSDQQTVAASTSVWLGDSMGELFAYYGCADVAFVGGSLLPLGGQNLIEPASLGLPVLFGPSMFNFAQASELALQAGAAWQVADAAALVQQVLELLQDDARRQQMHRAALAFTAAHRGASQRIVQLLQAHLPD, from the coding sequence ATGAACTGGCGGCGCGGCTTGTATTCCATGCTGTGGTGGGCGGCCACGCCGCTGATTCGCCGTTATCTGAAAAAACGCGCACGCAAGGCCCCGGCCTATCTGCAGCACTGGGACGAACGTTTCGGTGAGGCTCGCCAGCCTCAAGCCACTGGCGCGATCTGGATTCATGCGGTATCGGTGGGTGAAACCCGTGCCGCCCTGCCCTTGATTCAGGCCATTCGCCAACGCTGGCCGGATGCGCCCTTGCTGCTCACCCAGATGACTCCCACCGGGCGCGATACCGCCTGCCAGCTCTACTCCGATGCCGAAGTGCGTTATCTGCCCTACGACTATCCCGGTGCGGTGCGGGATTTTCTGGCCGTATGGCAGCCACGCTTTGGTGTGCTGATGGAAACCGAGCTATGGCCCAATCTGCTGCATGCGGCGCGCCAGCAAGGCGTGCCGGTTTTTCTGGCCAATGCGCGGCTGTCGGAAAAATCGCTGCGCGGCTATCGTCGCATTCAGGGGCTGATTGGCCCGGCCTTGCGTGATTTGACGGCCATAGCTGCGCAAAGCCAGCAAGATGCTGAGCGTTTGCAGCAATTGGCTGCGTGTTCGCCGGTAGTGTGTGGCAATACCAAGTACGATTTCACCCCGCCAGCCGCCATGGCCGCACTGGCAGCGCAGTTTCGCCAGCGCATTGGCAGCCGTCCGGTATGCATTTGCGCCAGCACGCGCGATGGCGAGGAACAACTGATCCTGCAGGCCTGGCAACAGGCCGAAGTCGGCAATACCCTGCTGCTGCTGGTGCCGCGTCACCCGGAACGCTTCGATAGCGTGGCCGCGCTGGCGCAGGGCATGGGTTTTGCCGTGCAGCGTCGTAGCGACCAGCAAACCGTGGCTGCATCAACCAGCGTGTGGCTGGGCGACAGCATGGGCGAGCTGTTTGCCTATTACGGCTGTGCCGATGTGGCTTTTGTCGGCGGCAGCCTGCTGCCGCTGGGTGGACAGAACCTGATCGAGCCCGCCAGCCTCGGCCTGCCGGTCTTGTTTGGCCCGTCCATGTTCAATTTTGCCCAGGCCAGTGAATTGGCGCTGCAGGCAGGCGCTGCCTGGCAAGTGGCGGATGCCGCCGCGCTGGTGCAGCAGGTACTTGAGCTATTGCAGGACGACGCCCGTCGCCAGCAGATGCACCGCGCCGCGCTGGCGTTTACCGCGGCGCATCGTGGTGCCAGCCAGCGCATTGTGCAGTTACTGCAGGCGCATCTGCCTGACTGA
- a CDS encoding TetR/AcrR family transcriptional regulator gives MKPDTNPHPTRLLLLQHGLQHLRQHGLRQLTVRGICQQAGVNPGGFVYHFGNRQQFVSTLLELWYAPLYQQLQDSLQQQGEPLSRLSAMLLQLVAFAKAEGGVISQLLLDAGAGEVAAVEFIRNLAPRHPQLLLQCLSEAQQAGQLCQAPPLHQLMFLMSALGFPVLLQQLSSGKHILPTLLEQGLASYALEPEHLQQRLHWALKGLSARELAQ, from the coding sequence ATGAAGCCCGACACCAATCCTCACCCCACCCGCCTCCTGTTGCTGCAACATGGCTTGCAGCACTTGCGCCAGCATGGTCTGCGCCAGTTGACCGTACGGGGTATCTGCCAGCAGGCCGGGGTGAATCCCGGTGGTTTTGTCTACCACTTTGGCAACCGCCAACAATTTGTCAGCACCCTGCTGGAGTTGTGGTACGCGCCCTTGTACCAGCAATTGCAGGACAGCCTGCAGCAGCAGGGCGAACCCTTAAGCCGCCTGTCGGCCATGCTGCTGCAACTGGTGGCGTTTGCTAAAGCCGAGGGCGGGGTGATCAGCCAGTTGCTGCTGGATGCCGGCGCGGGCGAGGTGGCGGCGGTGGAATTCATCCGCAATCTGGCACCGCGTCATCCGCAGTTGTTATTGCAATGCCTGAGCGAGGCGCAACAGGCCGGCCAGCTATGTCAGGCTCCGCCCTTGCACCAACTGATGTTTCTGATGTCGGCACTGGGCTTCCCGGTGCTATTGCAGCAGCTAAGCAGCGGCAAGCACATCCTGCCCACGCTGCTGGAGCAGGGTTTGGCCAGCTATGCGCTGGAACCGGAACATTTGCAGCAAAGATTGCACTGGGCGCTCAAGGGCCTCAGTGCCAGGGAGCTGGCGCAATGA
- the hlyD gene encoding secretion protein HlyD, producing MNKKRMVAGLLVLGLLAAGIWHWQQGKDGAELVLSGNVDIREVNLSFRVGGRLQQVLVDEGATVKAGQILARLDDAPQRNAVADAEAALLALKARQSLMHQGYRAEDVAQARATLDARQAVLTDANAAWQRQQELAGSGAAAVKALDAARSAREQAQAQYQAAQQQYQALSKGYRPQEVAEVDANVKRAEAQLASARLQLADTVLSAPSDGIILTRVLEPGSMLAAGASTLTLSLTRPVWVRAYVAETQLGQTQPGRKVWVYRDGRSQPYAAVVGFVSPTAEFTPKNVETADLRTAQVYRLRVIISQPDAALRQGMPVTVKLAQP from the coding sequence ATGAACAAGAAACGCATGGTGGCGGGACTGCTGGTGTTGGGGCTGCTGGCCGCAGGCATCTGGCACTGGCAGCAGGGCAAGGATGGTGCTGAGCTGGTGCTGTCCGGCAATGTGGATATCCGCGAGGTGAATTTGTCCTTCCGCGTGGGTGGCCGCCTGCAGCAAGTGCTGGTGGACGAAGGTGCAACGGTGAAGGCGGGGCAGATACTGGCTCGGCTGGACGATGCCCCGCAACGCAATGCCGTGGCCGATGCCGAAGCGGCGCTGTTGGCGCTCAAGGCCCGGCAGTCGCTGATGCACCAGGGGTATCGGGCGGAAGATGTGGCACAGGCCCGTGCCACGCTGGATGCCCGCCAGGCCGTGCTGACCGATGCCAATGCCGCCTGGCAACGGCAACAGGAACTGGCCGGCAGCGGTGCCGCGGCGGTCAAGGCGCTGGATGCCGCCCGCTCTGCCCGTGAGCAGGCGCAAGCGCAGTATCAGGCCGCGCAACAGCAATACCAGGCACTGAGCAAGGGCTACCGGCCGCAGGAAGTGGCCGAAGTGGACGCCAATGTGAAACGGGCCGAAGCCCAGCTGGCCAGCGCCCGGTTGCAACTGGCCGATACCGTGCTGAGCGCACCGTCGGACGGCATCATCCTCACCCGCGTGCTGGAACCGGGCAGCATGCTGGCAGCCGGTGCCAGCACCTTGACCCTGTCGCTCACCCGGCCGGTGTGGGTGCGGGCCTATGTGGCTGAAACCCAGTTGGGCCAGACCCAGCCGGGTCGCAAGGTATGGGTTTATCGCGACGGGCGCAGCCAGCCCTATGCCGCCGTAGTGGGCTTTGTCTCGCCCACGGCGGAGTTCACCCCCAAGAATGTGGAAACCGCCGACCTGCGCACCGCCCAGGTTTACCGCCTGCGCGTCATCATCTCCCAGCCGGATGCCGCCTTGCGCCAGGGCATGCCGGTGACGGTGAAGCTGGCCCAGCCATGA
- a CDS encoding ATP-binding cassette domain-containing protein: MNTADSDIAIRLRSLSHAFAGRPALHALDADIRRGIITGLVGPDGAGKTTLLRLMAGLLKPDSGSLQVEGLDPVTAGDALRTQLGYMPQKFGLYEDLTVLENLTLYADLRGVTGAAREESFQRLLAFTDLARFTDRLAGKLSGGMKQKLGLACTLLGSPRILLLDEPCVGVDPISRRELWRMVSSLADGGMAVLWSTSYLDEAELCGEVLLMHEGRLQYSGSPQALMDSMQGRSLLLQGIAGNRRQVLRRALRCPQVIDGALQGHAVRLVLRTAGELPDLSSLQAGPDASLQAVKPRLEDAFIDLLGGGPGGDSPLTEHMPPARLPDGVDADAVIVAEQLTRRFGDFVATDHVDFRIRRGEIFGLLGPNGAGKSTTFKMMCGLLPVSSGAARVMGLDLKKSASQARQQIGYMAQKFALYSNLSVAQNLEFFSGIYGLSGARQRAAVTDMVRVFALQPFLAMNAGELPLGFKQRLALACALMHQPPLLFLDEPTSGVDPVSRREFWSHINSLVDKGVTVMVTTHFMDEAEYCDRIGLVYRGRMIASGTPDELKAMVASPALPDPGMEDAFIALVERDDRLREAT, from the coding sequence ATGAATACGGCAGACAGCGACATCGCCATCCGCCTGCGCAGCCTGAGCCATGCCTTTGCCGGCCGCCCGGCCCTGCATGCGCTGGATGCCGACATCCGTCGCGGCATCATCACCGGCCTGGTGGGGCCGGATGGTGCCGGCAAGACCACCCTGTTGCGGCTGATGGCCGGCCTGCTCAAGCCTGACAGCGGCAGCTTGCAGGTGGAAGGGCTGGACCCGGTGACAGCTGGTGACGCACTGCGTACACAACTGGGCTATATGCCGCAAAAATTCGGCCTGTACGAAGACCTTACCGTGCTGGAAAACCTTACCCTGTATGCCGATTTGCGCGGGGTGACCGGCGCGGCGCGGGAGGAAAGTTTTCAGCGCCTGCTGGCGTTTACCGATCTGGCACGCTTTACCGACCGGCTGGCCGGCAAGCTGTCCGGCGGCATGAAACAGAAACTGGGCCTGGCCTGCACCCTGCTGGGTTCGCCGCGCATCCTGCTGCTGGACGAACCCTGTGTCGGGGTGGACCCCATCTCGCGCCGCGAGCTGTGGCGCATGGTCAGCAGTCTGGCCGATGGTGGCATGGCGGTGCTGTGGAGTACCTCGTATCTGGATGAGGCCGAGCTGTGCGGCGAAGTATTGCTGATGCACGAAGGCCGCCTGCAATACAGCGGCAGCCCGCAGGCGCTGATGGACAGCATGCAGGGCCGCAGCCTGCTGTTGCAGGGCATTGCCGGCAACCGTCGTCAGGTATTGCGCCGCGCACTGCGTTGCCCGCAGGTGATAGACGGTGCGCTGCAAGGCCATGCGGTGCGGCTGGTGCTGCGCACGGCAGGCGAGCTGCCGGATCTCTCTAGCCTGCAAGCCGGGCCGGATGCCAGCTTGCAGGCGGTCAAGCCACGGCTGGAAGATGCCTTCATCGATTTGCTGGGTGGCGGGCCGGGTGGCGATTCACCACTGACCGAACACATGCCGCCAGCGCGGCTGCCGGACGGGGTGGATGCCGACGCCGTCATCGTGGCGGAACAGCTCACCCGCCGTTTTGGTGATTTTGTCGCTACCGACCATGTGGATTTCCGCATCCGCCGTGGCGAAATCTTTGGTCTGCTCGGCCCCAATGGCGCGGGCAAATCCACCACCTTCAAGATGATGTGCGGCCTATTGCCGGTAAGCAGCGGCGCGGCACGGGTGATGGGGCTGGACCTGAAAAAATCCGCCAGCCAGGCGCGGCAGCAAATCGGTTACATGGCGCAGAAATTCGCCCTGTACAGCAACCTCAGCGTGGCGCAGAACCTCGAGTTTTTCTCCGGCATCTACGGCCTGTCCGGTGCCCGCCAGCGTGCGGCAGTAACCGACATGGTGCGGGTATTTGCCTTGCAGCCTTTCCTGGCCATGAATGCCGGGGAACTGCCGCTGGGTTTCAAGCAACGGCTGGCGCTGGCCTGCGCGCTGATGCATCAGCCGCCCTTGCTGTTTCTGGACGAACCGACGTCGGGGGTGGACCCGGTCAGCCGCCGCGAATTCTGGAGCCATATCAACAGCCTGGTGGACAAGGGCGTCACGGTGATGGTGACCACCCACTTCATGGACGAAGCCGAATATTGCGACCGCATCGGCCTGGTGTACCGCGGCCGCATGATTGCCAGCGGCACGCCGGATGAACTCAAGGCCATGGTGGCCAGCCCGGCCCTGCCCGACCCCGGCATGGAAGACGCCTTCATCGCACTGGTGGAGCGTGATGACCGCTTGCGGGAGGCCACATGA
- a CDS encoding ABC transporter permease, whose protein sequence is MSISLRRLAALCRKESYQIVRDPSSILIAFVLPVLLLFIYGYGINLDANRVRLGIVQQDGGAEASRLVQTLQASPYIAASLSTSESFMRQQLQLGEVRGVVILRSDFSARVRQGQGAAAIQLLTDGAEPNTANFVASYVQGVFQLWLNQRHSGPPPAATLTLQPRYWFNPTTVSRNYLVPGSISVIMTIIGALLTSLVVAREWERGTMEALLSTPVTRAELLLSKIIPYYLLGMAAMSMCVLVATLVMGVPLRGSLWVLFVVTSLFLGSALGLGLLLSTTTRNQFIAAQFALTAAFLPAIMLSGFVFEIRSMPLAVQAVTYLIPARYFVSALQTLFQAGEIWPVLLINLLFLLLSAAFWLGLTAWRTPRRLDGN, encoded by the coding sequence ATGAGCATCAGCCTGCGTCGCCTTGCTGCGCTGTGCCGCAAGGAAAGTTACCAGATCGTGCGCGACCCCAGCAGCATCCTGATTGCCTTCGTGCTGCCGGTGTTGCTGCTGTTCATCTACGGCTACGGCATCAATCTGGATGCCAACCGGGTGCGTCTGGGCATCGTGCAGCAGGATGGTGGCGCAGAAGCCAGCCGCCTGGTACAAACGCTGCAAGCCTCGCCCTATATCGCCGCCAGCCTGTCTACTTCCGAATCCTTCATGCGTCAGCAATTGCAGCTGGGTGAAGTGCGCGGGGTGGTGATCCTGCGCAGCGATTTTTCCGCCAGGGTCAGGCAGGGTCAGGGCGCTGCCGCCATCCAGTTGCTCACCGACGGGGCCGAACCCAATACCGCCAATTTTGTTGCCAGCTATGTGCAAGGGGTATTCCAGCTATGGCTGAACCAGCGCCACAGCGGCCCGCCGCCAGCGGCCACGCTGACCTTGCAGCCGCGTTACTGGTTCAACCCCACCACGGTGAGCCGCAACTATCTGGTGCCCGGCTCCATCTCGGTCATCATGACCATCATCGGTGCGCTGCTCACCTCGCTGGTGGTGGCGCGCGAGTGGGAACGCGGCACCATGGAGGCGCTGCTGTCCACCCCGGTGACGCGGGCCGAGCTGCTGCTGTCCAAGATCATCCCCTACTACCTGCTGGGCATGGCCGCCATGAGCATGTGCGTGCTGGTGGCCACGCTGGTGATGGGCGTGCCGCTGCGCGGTTCGCTGTGGGTGCTGTTTGTGGTTACCAGCCTGTTTCTGGGCAGTGCGCTGGGGCTGGGCCTGTTGCTGTCCACCACCACGCGTAACCAGTTCATTGCCGCGCAGTTTGCGCTGACCGCGGCTTTCCTGCCCGCCATCATGCTGTCCGGCTTTGTTTTTGAAATCCGTAGCATGCCGCTGGCGGTACAGGCGGTGACTTACCTGATTCCGGCGCGCTATTTTGTCAGCGCCTTGCAGACACTGTTCCAGGCTGGCGAAATCTGGCCGGTATTGCTGATCAACCTGCTGTTTCTGCTGCTGTCCGCCGCCTTCTGGCTGGGGCTGACCGCCTGGCGGACACCGCGCCGACTGGATGGCAACTGA